The Natrinema amylolyticum genome includes the window GCTCGTCGAGACCGACGAGTCGTAGCGTGTGCCAGCGCTGACAGCGGACCGGACGGGTGCGGACGAGCAATCAGCACGCATTAGCCGGCAGCGCGCCGACATTTCACCGGAAACACGGTGTCCCCGTTCGACGCGCGTCGGAGTCACCGACTCGGTCCGGTGCGCGCTCGGCGACCGACGCACTCAGCAATCGCCAGGTCCGGCAATCGACATACCCAGCAACCGACGCGTTCAGCAACCGCTAGACCCGGCAACCGACGCGTTCAGCAACCGCTAGACCCGGCAACCGACGCGTTCAGCAACCGCTAGACCCGGCAACCGACGCGCTCAGCGACCGCTCTCCCAGCCCCGCGACGTGTCGTTCAGGCGCTCGGCACCGTCGTCGGTCACAGCGACGAGATCCTCGATTCTGACCCCGAACCGTCCCTCGAGGTAGATCCCCGGCTCGACGCTAAAGACCATGCCGGGCTCAAGTTTGCGGTCGTTGCCGTCGACGATGTAGGGCGGTTCATGGACCTCGAGGCCGACGCCGTGGCCGGTCCGGTGGACGAATTCGTCGCCGTAGCCGGCCGACTCGATGACCGATCGGGCGGCGCGATCCACCGCACCGGCTTCGACGCCCGGCTCGACGGCGTCGATCGCGGCTTCCTGTGCCTGCCTGACGGTTTCGTGGACCTGTTCGTACTCTGCGGGCGGATCACCGACGACGATCGTTCGCGTCTGGTCGCCCGGATACCGACCCGTTCCGCCCTCGAGATCGGCCGCGACGAACGCGCCGAAATCGAGCACGATCGGGTCGCCGGCCTCGATCGCCCGCGAGCCGCCGTGATGGTGTGGCCGGGCCCCGTTCGGGCCGGCGGCGACGATCGTTTCGAAGGCCGGCTCCTCGCCACCGCGTGCGGCGAGCAGTCGGTCAATCTCCGCCGCCAGCTCCGATTCGGTCGTCCCGACGAGGTCGCCCCCCTGCTCGCGAATCTCGAGCGAGACCCGATCCGCGACCGCGCCGGCCCGCCGGAGGGCGTCGAGTTCGATGTCGTCCTTCCGGATTCGAAGCGGCTCGAGGACGGTGCTGGCGAGTCCGAATGCGGCGTCCGGGAGCAGTTCTCGGAGGTCCTGCGAGAACGTGGCCCACAGCCGGTCGTCGAGGAGGACGGTCGCCGGGTCGGCCCCGCCGAGGGAATAGCCCTCGAGGACCTCCGCGATCTCCTCGAGCGGGTCGTCCGCGTCGGTCCAGAGCCGGAGTTCCAGGTCTGCGATCGACAGTTTGGACAGTTCCGCCTCGTACATCGCCGGCGCGACGAGGGCCGGTTCGCCGGTCTCGGGGACGAACAGCAGCAGATGGCGCTCCGACGGCGACTCCTCGAAGCCGGTCAGATAGGTCAGGTTCGGACTCGGAAAGCAGACCGCCAGGTCGGTACCCTCGTCGGCGAGTCGTCGCTGACAGGCCGCGATTCGGCGCTCGAACGGCGATTCCATGGGGGAGACTTCGCTCGAGCGAGAGATCAACGTTTGGTTGCGGTGACGTCGACACTGACGGCGGCAGTTGCGGGAGTGCGTCGCTCCCACCTCGCACTCCACCCTTGACATAAGTTACCACGTCACTATCCGTTCGAATTCCAGCGCGTTTGGGCCCTGGAGCGCTCGATTCCAGGCGTGTTCGAATACAGGCGCGTTCGAAGGAGCAACCCTCGAGCAGCGACTGTTTCTGCGCTCGAACAGTCGCGATATTCGAACAGTCGGGTTCCTGCGATTACTAGCGGGAACCTATTAACCCCCCGGCGGTCGCAAGCGGCGAAGCAACCCGTCGGGGCGCTGTGGTATTTCAGCGAATGCGAGTTACCGAGCGGTTGTCGTCGACGGCTGTACGGAATCGACAGCGACGGGCCGATGGCCGCGGCCGAACGGACGAAGGGTCCGGCTCCGACGGTCCAAACTGTCCCGGTTCGCTGATCGTCGTCTCGAACCGGCAACCGTATCGTCACGAGTACGAAGACAAGGATGACTCCGCTACACCCTCGGACGCGGACTCCGACGCCTCGAGTTCCGACGGGAGCCCGCCGACGGGAGCGGACGGCGGTACCCGTTCGATGACCGAGACGCGGTCGATCACGGTCGACGAACCGGCCGGTGGCCTGACCGCTGGCCTCGATCCCGTGGTTCAGCAGACCGACGGTACCTGGATCGCCTGGGGCGACGGCGACGCGGACTTCGACGTCACGGACGAGCGAAACTGCGTCGCCGTCCCGCCCGACGAGGAGGCCTATACCCTCCGCCGACTCGACCTCTCCGACGAGGCCATCGACTCCTACTACTACGGGTTCAGCAACCGCGTGCTCTGGCCGCTCTGTCACGGGTTTCCGGACCTGATCGAGGACCGATCGAACGACTTCGAGTGGTACCGAACGGTCAACGAGCGCTTCGCCGAAGCGGTGGCCGACCACGCGACGGACGACTCTGTCATTTGGGTACAGGACTACCACCTCGCGCTCGCGCCGCGGATGATCCGGGAGTCGGTCCCCGCCGGGGCGACCGTCGCCCACTTCTGGCACATCCCGTGGCCGACGCCGGAGCTGTTCCGGCACTGCCCCGCCGGCGGCCGCATTCTCGAGGGGCTGCTGGGGAACGACCTGCTCGGGTTCCACGTCGAGCGATACGCCGATCAGTTCCTGCACTGCGTCGACCGATTCCTCCCGAACGCGACCGTCGACCGCGCTCGTCGAACGGTCCGCTACGACGGACAGACGACTCGCGTCGTGGCGACGCCGATGGGCGTCGACGCCGAATCGTACGACCGAGAGGCGCGGTCGGTCGACCCGGACCGGCTCTCCGATCTGTTCGAGGAGTACGGCATCCCGCAGGGAGCGACGCTCGGCCTCGGCCTCGACCGACTCGACTACTCGAAGGGGATTCCCGAACGGCTCGCGGCGCTCGAGCGCTTCTTCGAGCGGAATCCGGGGTGGCGCGGCGAGTTCACGTTCCTCCAGAAGGCGACCCCCTCGCGCACGGAGATCGACACCTACGAGCAGTACGGGGACCTCGTCCGCAGCGAAGTCAAGCGGATCAACCGCCGCTTCGGAACGGCGGACTGGCAACCGATCGTCTACACGGAGGACGTGCTCCCGCGGAAAGACCTCTGTGCGCTCTATCGGCGCGCGGACGTGATGGTAGTCAGTCCGCTGATGGACGGCATGAACTTGGTCGCACAGGAGTACGTCGCCGCGAGCGTCGACGGTGACGACGCGCTACTACTGAGCGAGCGGACCGGTGCACACGATCGGCTCGGTTCACACGCGCTGACGATCGATCCGACCGACACCGACGGATTCGCGGCGCAACTCGAGCACGCGCTCTCGATGTCGCCGTACGAACGGCGGCGGCGGATGAACACGCTCCGCCAGCGCGTCTTCAACGGCGATCTCGAGTCGTGGATGGAGACCCAGTTCGACTGGATCCGGCGCGTTCACGGCGATCGCCGGCGCACCGAAACGAGTACGGACACCGATACTGACTCCGACTCCAGGGAACCGACCCCGCCAGTGTAGCGATGACAGGGACCGAGACATCGCCCCGGCCGCTCGAGGAGTGTCTGCCGCGGCTCCGGACGACGCTCGAGGAAGCTCCCGGGCTGCTGGTCTGTCTGGATTTCGACGGGACGCTCGCTCCGATCGTCGACGATCCGGACGCGGCGGTCCCGACTGAGTCCAACCAGCAGGCGGTGACCGCGCTCACGGAGACGCCGGACGTGACGACGGCGGTCGTCAGCGGCCGCGCGCTGGCGAACGTCCGCGAGCGGATCGACGGGCCGGCGATCTACGCCGGCAATCACGGACTGGAACTCGCCCGCAACGGATCGATCGCCGTCCACCCGGTCGCGCGCAAGCGCGCCGCACGCGTCGAGCGGCTCTGTACGATCCTCGAGATCGCCTTGCGATCGGTGCCAAACTGTCGAATCGAAAACAAGCGCCTGACCGGGACGGTCCACCTCAGATCGGTTCCGGCGGCCACCGAGCCGATCGTTCGGCGGGTCACTCGCGAGGCCGTCGACCGCTTCGGCGGTGACGACCTCGAAGTTTCGACCGGGAAACGGATCCTCGAGATCGGGCCCGACTTTCCGTGGGGCAAAGGGAACGCGGTCGAGCTGATCGCCGCCGACGAGCCGCCCGGAACGGCCGTCGTCTACGTCGGGGACGACGTTACCGACGAATCGGCGTTTCGGGCCGTCGAACCGGACGGGATCGGTGTCCGAGTCGGTGGCGACGATCCCTCGAGCGCGTCCTGTCGGGTCGGCTCTCCCGCTGACGTCGCGTCCTTTCTCTCGTGGCTCGAGTCGATTCGGGACGATCGCGTCGAGCGAGCGAGTGCGGCGTCGGCGACCCGACTCGAGGATCGGTAACATGGCGCGGTCGCTAGACGAATCGGGAGCGATGACGCCGTCGACTCGTCCATCTCGCGTCCGTATTCGGTCATCGAGAGGGAAAACCGGAGATGGTCGGAGTGGGGGATGGGGTGGGGGAGGGGTGGAAGCCGAGCGCCGGCAGATAGCGGGCGAGCCCAGCGTGGAGGAGCAGAGTAGCCCGTACCGGGCTCGATCCGGGTTCGACGGTCGGGGGGTCCGTCTGGAGTCGCTCGGTCCACCCGATCTGATCGTACGGACGCGCACCACTTAATGATACTGATGGGAATAACCAAAACCAACGATCAATCTCGAGCCGAAAGTATTAGTTACCACTGGAAATATAGACCGGTACGAGAGTGAACGAGAGTGAAACTCCGCCAACCAACTGATTTCCTGATTCTCGAGGCGCTCGAGGATAAGGGACGAAATGTCGCAACGAACCTGGCCGCACACACGGGAAAGAGCCGAAAGAACATCAACACCAGACTGCCAGTGCTCGAGGATTACGGGCTCGTCCGGAAGATCGGTCCCGCCGAGCGATCCGGTCTCTACGAGATCACCTCGACGGGGAAAGCGGCGCTGGTGTACCGAGATCAGTACGACGAGGTCGACGACTTCGAAGCGCTCATCGAGGGGCCAAACGCCGGTACGAACCAGAACGGGGAGTCCCAGGCCAGTTTCGCCCGCGGTGAGAACGACGACGAAACCGACGAGTAACGTCACGGTCACCCAGTTTCGCCGACGACCGGTCGGTTCCGAAACCGGTCGTTCGGTTCTCGGTACCGGTCACAGCTGCCCGGTAGCGATCGGTTCACGACTGTGACCGGCGCCTCACGAGAAAAGTCCGCCATCATATGTCGCGAGTTCGCGGCGGGCACACGAGGAGAAGACGAGACTGAGTTTCTTGTCCAGTTTGTCCGACATCGGGGGACTCACCGTGCCGCACCGAGAACGGTCGCCTTCGTACGATGGATCCCACGCGTAGCTGCTGAGCATCGGCGTCGCGATCACGGCTCCACCGTCGCGGAACGCGACGCCGTGCTCGTGGTCTAATCCGAGGGCGTGACCGATTTCGTGGACGAGGACCTGAATGGTTCGCGTCGGTGCCGTGTTCGGCACGGTCCAGTGCGCGTCGTCGGTGATCGCTTCGTTGAACGGCTCGAGGTCGGCGATGTGTCGCGCTCCGCCGACCGAGGCGACGTGTGGAATGCCGTACCCGGTCGGTGCCTCCTCCATTCCCCCGTCCGTTATCAGCAGGTTCACGTCCGAAACCGGCTCGAGATCGCGTCGGCCGAGTTCGCCCGCAGCGACGGCCATTGGCCACTCTCCGCGAGCCGTGAGTCGAGCGGCGTCTTCGGTCGAGACCGAGACGGTCCCGCCGAAAGAGAGGTCGAGCGTCCAGTACTTGAGAGAAAGCATCTCCGTGAGATACTCATGGATGCGGTCGGTGACTCCCTCGTACGTAGCGGCCCGCTCCGAGAGCCAGATCCGAACTGCGAGCGTCTCGCCGAAATCGTGCCCCGCGTATGCCAGCGTCCCGAGCGAGGCCATCGATCCGACTGACCCGAGGAATACGCGACGCTTCATTCCTGACCTCGTATCGCTGTCCGCTGGTTCCCAGGGGCAAACATGGACAGTCTATCTCTCGTGTGACGCTGGGTCGTTCCGATCACTGTCGGCCGTCGGAACGATCGGTCTCGTTTCGGACGGCCTCGTTCGCGTATCGGCGATTCGGGCGGCGTCGTCGGAAACACGAATTTCGATGCCGGCCGGCAACTCGGTCGGCTCGATCGGGGTGAGCAAGAGCAACGCCTCTGCTTCGGTTTCGACCAGTACTCTGTCGGGCGTCCGCTGTCGCATGCAGAGCGTCCACACGCCCGTTCGAAGGCGTCTCCCGATCTGCCAGCCGGTAAAGTACCGCCCGTCCGACGCTTCGAAGAGGGACTCAAACGGTGACACGAACACGACCCCCCACTACACGCGACGCGGCATTGAACTGCGGTCCCCGAACGGTCCTCGTCATTCCTGTTCGACCGATACGGTCCCGATCGCATCGATACTGGGATTCATATGGACTATCTTTAAGAAAACGTGACAGTCATTCAGATCTGAATACGCGATCGAAGGGCTATCGAACCCGGACGCGTCGCTTTCGTCATCGGTCTACGGACGTTTCGTCACCGGTTTACGGACGGACTCGAGGAACCGAGTGTCAGTTATGGCTGCCGCTCTCGAAGAATTCGCCGAGAATCGCCTTGAGTCCCTTTCGAAGGTGTTGGTGCATCGTCGGCGGTGAGATGTCCATCGCCTCGGCGACTTCCTCGCCGGTGCTTTCCCGGGGCCAGTCGAAGAAGCCGCCGTAGTAGGCGAGTCGCAGCGTCGTGAGTTGGCGGTCAGTGAGTCGATCGAGGATCCGATTTCGTCGCTGAGCCGCCGTTCGAACCGGTCGATCGACCTCTCGTTTGGCGACGAGTTCGGTGTTCTCGTAGATGACGGTCAGCGCCTCCGCGATCTCTCGGACGTCGGCGTCCTGAGACACCTCGACCAGACAGGTCCCGACCCCGCTCTCGACCGTGACGTCGCGGATCGTCGCCCCGTGGTTCGCGAGCGTCCGAACCCCGGACTTTGCCAGCCGCATCTCGATCGTACAGCTCTCCTCGCCGTCGTGAATGAGCCGACACTCCTCGATAGAGTCGTGGTCACCGGCCTCCTCGAGAACCGTCTCGCCGTCCAGTCCGTCGACCGTCACGTACTGGAAGGTGCGCCCGTTGACCGTGGTGCCGGCCCACTCGAGCGAACAGGTGCAGTCGTACGCATCGGAGAGATCGAACGAGAACGTATCGCCGCCGTCGATCCGGAACTTGAGTTCGACGACGGTATCGGCGAAGAGCAGTTGTCGATTCTTCACGGCCATGATGGTGAAGCCGATCGTCTCGCCGAGCAGCCGGAAGCCGGCTCGTTCGCGCTCGCTGAAGGCGTCGTCGCGGCTCGCGAGGACGGTGAGTACGCCGTAGGTCGCGTCCTCGTGGGTGATCGGGACGGCGATCGCGGATCTGACGTCGTCCTCGCGTGCGGCCTCCCGGAGCGGTTCGGGGACCGTCTCGTCCTCGAGAATGCGGTTCGTCGTTCGGATTTCACCGGTTCGAACCGCCTGCGTGACCGGCCGCTCGTGGTCGACGGTGAGATCGCGGACGCAATCGAGATATGTATCGGCCTCCCCGGCACCGGTCCGGTAGGAGAGTTGGCCGTCGCCGGCCCGTTCAGCGATCCACGACCCGCAGTACAGGTCGGAATCGACGAGTTGCTCACAGACCTCGCGTTCGATCGCGTCCCGTGCGGGTGCCTCGACGAGCGTCTCGATCACCTGCCGGACGACCGCGTTGATCCGGTTGAGCGTCTCGAGTTGGTCCTGGCGCGAACGGAGCTGTCGCTCGCGCTCGACCCGCTCGGTGATGTCCCGGGCCAGCCAGACGACGGCGCGCCGGCCCTGAATCCGCTGGTCGATCGGTACGACCCGGGCCTCGAACCGTCGTCGCCCCTCGGTCGTCTCCGCATCGTACTCGACTGACTGGACGTCGTCGGTTCGGATCGCCCGGTCGATACAGTCCTGTAGCTTCGTGGCGACCTGGTCGGGGAACGCGTCCTCGAGTTCGGCGCCGGGAAGGTCGTCGGCCGCCGTCGAGTACAGGTCGGCCGAGTCGGGACGGGCCTTCGCCTCGAGGTAGGTGCCGTCCTCGCCGATGACGAACGCTTCGTCGGGCAGCTCGTTGGCGAGAATTCGGTGGTATCGGCCGTCGCCCGACGACTGCTCGGGGTGAGATCGTATCGTTGCGATAATCCGATCGATCGGCTTCTCGTCGCTGTCCGTCGGCACGTACTCGGTCGCGTCGGCCCTGAGAGCGACGGTCGCGAGTCGTTCGCTTCCCTCCCGTGGCGCGACGATCGTCGGGACGCTCGCTAGCTTCGCGTGGACGCGCTGGAGGATCGTCTGTATTTCGCCGGGGCAGTCGAGTTCGAGGACGACGGCGCTCGGGACGGCCGACGCCGTCTCGCCGTCGGTCGTCGGTTCCGATCGCACCGGCGACGCGGCGTCCCCCTCGCCCGTCGGTCCCGTCTCGATACCCTCGTCTGTCGAATCGTCGGTGTCCGTTCCGAGTACGGACTCCAGATCCCCGGTCGTGGGGACCGTTCGAACGTCGTGTTCGGTTGCTCGCTCGAGTCGCGTCCGGAGATCACTCTCTTCCGCTCGAACGTCCGTTACGACGACGATCGGCCCGGATAGATGTGCAGCGGTCATTCTGTCTCCTCCCTGTTCCGTCCGATTACCGGCGAATTCACCCGGTGGGACACTCCGTTCTACCAAGCAGGTTTCGGAATAAAAGCCTACTGGTCGTTACGCGACCGTTCGGGAGCTACCGTGCGATATCGCTCCGCTGACTGTCGTACTGCGCGACCTACAACTCGCCTCGATCCCGAAGCTCGGCGAGCAGGTCGTCGACGAGCGACTCGACGTCGTCGTAGGGGAAGTCACCACCGGACGTCTTCGTGTTTAGCTCCATCGCAGTCATCGAGAACTCGCCGGACTCGAATTTCGTCCCGGGACCGTTCGGAAGCGCCGGGACGAGTTCCATCGGACCCGAGACCGGGTAGTCGGCGCCTTCGAAGGCGTCGATCAGTTGCGCTCGGAGTTCGGCTTCGTCTGCCATTACGTCTCGATTCGGTGCCGGAAC containing:
- a CDS encoding M24 family metallopeptidase, which encodes MESPFERRIAACQRRLADEGTDLAVCFPSPNLTYLTGFEESPSERHLLLFVPETGEPALVAPAMYEAELSKLSIADLELRLWTDADDPLEEIAEVLEGYSLGGADPATVLLDDRLWATFSQDLRELLPDAAFGLASTVLEPLRIRKDDIELDALRRAGAVADRVSLEIREQGGDLVGTTESELAAEIDRLLAARGGEEPAFETIVAAGPNGARPHHHGGSRAIEAGDPIVLDFGAFVAADLEGGTGRYPGDQTRTIVVGDPPAEYEQVHETVRQAQEAAIDAVEPGVEAGAVDRAARSVIESAGYGDEFVHRTGHGVGLEVHEPPYIVDGNDRKLEPGMVFSVEPGIYLEGRFGVRIEDLVAVTDDGAERLNDTSRGWESGR
- a CDS encoding alpha,alpha-trehalose-phosphate synthase (UDP-forming), encoding MRVTERLSSTAVRNRQRRADGRGRTDEGSGSDGPNCPGSLIVVSNRQPYRHEYEDKDDSATPSDADSDASSSDGSPPTGADGGTRSMTETRSITVDEPAGGLTAGLDPVVQQTDGTWIAWGDGDADFDVTDERNCVAVPPDEEAYTLRRLDLSDEAIDSYYYGFSNRVLWPLCHGFPDLIEDRSNDFEWYRTVNERFAEAVADHATDDSVIWVQDYHLALAPRMIRESVPAGATVAHFWHIPWPTPELFRHCPAGGRILEGLLGNDLLGFHVERYADQFLHCVDRFLPNATVDRARRTVRYDGQTTRVVATPMGVDAESYDREARSVDPDRLSDLFEEYGIPQGATLGLGLDRLDYSKGIPERLAALERFFERNPGWRGEFTFLQKATPSRTEIDTYEQYGDLVRSEVKRINRRFGTADWQPIVYTEDVLPRKDLCALYRRADVMVVSPLMDGMNLVAQEYVAASVDGDDALLLSERTGAHDRLGSHALTIDPTDTDGFAAQLEHALSMSPYERRRRMNTLRQRVFNGDLESWMETQFDWIRRVHGDRRRTETSTDTDTDSDSREPTPPV
- the otsB gene encoding trehalose-phosphatase, with product MTGTETSPRPLEECLPRLRTTLEEAPGLLVCLDFDGTLAPIVDDPDAAVPTESNQQAVTALTETPDVTTAVVSGRALANVRERIDGPAIYAGNHGLELARNGSIAVHPVARKRAARVERLCTILEIALRSVPNCRIENKRLTGTVHLRSVPAATEPIVRRVTREAVDRFGGDDLEVSTGKRILEIGPDFPWGKGNAVELIAADEPPGTAVVYVGDDVTDESAFRAVEPDGIGVRVGGDDPSSASCRVGSPADVASFLSWLESIRDDRVERASAASATRLEDR
- a CDS encoding winged helix-turn-helix domain-containing protein; protein product: MKLRQPTDFLILEALEDKGRNVATNLAAHTGKSRKNINTRLPVLEDYGLVRKIGPAERSGLYEITSTGKAALVYRDQYDEVDDFEALIEGPNAGTNQNGESQASFARGENDDETDE
- a CDS encoding matrixin family metalloprotease → MKRRVFLGSVGSMASLGTLAYAGHDFGETLAVRIWLSERAATYEGVTDRIHEYLTEMLSLKYWTLDLSFGGTVSVSTEDAARLTARGEWPMAVAAGELGRRDLEPVSDVNLLITDGGMEEAPTGYGIPHVASVGGARHIADLEPFNEAITDDAHWTVPNTAPTRTIQVLVHEIGHALGLDHEHGVAFRDGGAVIATPMLSSYAWDPSYEGDRSRCGTVSPPMSDKLDKKLSLVFSSCARRELATYDGGLFS
- a CDS encoding bacterio-opsin activator domain-containing protein, giving the protein MTAAHLSGPIVVVTDVRAEESDLRTRLERATEHDVRTVPTTGDLESVLGTDTDDSTDEGIETGPTGEGDAASPVRSEPTTDGETASAVPSAVVLELDCPGEIQTILQRVHAKLASVPTIVAPREGSERLATVALRADATEYVPTDSDEKPIDRIIATIRSHPEQSSGDGRYHRILANELPDEAFVIGEDGTYLEAKARPDSADLYSTAADDLPGAELEDAFPDQVATKLQDCIDRAIRTDDVQSVEYDAETTEGRRRFEARVVPIDQRIQGRRAVVWLARDITERVERERQLRSRQDQLETLNRINAVVRQVIETLVEAPARDAIEREVCEQLVDSDLYCGSWIAERAGDGQLSYRTGAGEADTYLDCVRDLTVDHERPVTQAVRTGEIRTTNRILEDETVPEPLREAAREDDVRSAIAVPITHEDATYGVLTVLASRDDAFSERERAGFRLLGETIGFTIMAVKNRQLLFADTVVELKFRIDGGDTFSFDLSDAYDCTCSLEWAGTTVNGRTFQYVTVDGLDGETVLEEAGDHDSIEECRLIHDGEESCTIEMRLAKSGVRTLANHGATIRDVTVESGVGTCLVEVSQDADVREIAEALTVIYENTELVAKREVDRPVRTAAQRRNRILDRLTDRQLTTLRLAYYGGFFDWPRESTGEEVAEAMDISPPTMHQHLRKGLKAILGEFFESGSHN
- a CDS encoding MTH865 family protein; translated protein: MADEAELRAQLIDAFEGADYPVSGPMELVPALPNGPGTKFESGEFSMTAMELNTKTSGGDFPYDDVESLVDDLLAELRDRGEL